The following proteins are encoded in a genomic region of Oncorhynchus gorbuscha isolate QuinsamMale2020 ecotype Even-year linkage group LG11, OgorEven_v1.0, whole genome shotgun sequence:
- the kcnj12a gene encoding ATP-sensitive inward rectifier potassium channel 12: MSVGRLNRYSIVSSEEEALRLTNMHGGSSGGMNGFGNGKIHTRRKVRNRFVKKNGQCNVQFANMEDKSSRYMADMFTTCVDIRWRYMLVLFTLVFVLSWLAFGLAFWVIALLHGDLDNPAGDDNFTPCVLQVNGFVAAFLFSIETQSTIGYGYRCVTEECPVAVFMVVFQSIVGCIIDCFMIGAIMAKMARPKKRAQTLLFSHNAVIAMRDSKLCLMWRVGNLRKSHIVEAHVRAQLIKPRITDEGEYIPLDQIDINVGFDKGLDRIFLVSPITIIHEIDEDSPLYGIGKNDLETADFEIVVILEGMVEATAMTTQARSSYLAAEVLWGHRFEPVLFEEKNLYKVDYSHFHKTYEVPSTPRYSAKDMVENKFLVPTSNSFCYENELAFLSRDEDEEEDVVGVGVGGGVRVLANLNSPDRTSRHEFERIQTTRGLDQRSYRRESEI, from the coding sequence ATGAGTGTGGGGCGTCTCAACCGTTACAGCATTGTGTCATCCGAGGAGGAGGCGCTGCGGCTCACCAACATGCACGGCGGCAGCAGTGGTGGAATGAACGGCTTTGGCAACGGCAAAATCCACACACGCCGCAAGGTCCGCAACCGCTTCGTCAAGAAGAATGGCCAGTGCAATGTGCAGTTTGCCAACATGGAGGACAAGTCATCGCGCTACATGGCCGATATGTTCACCACGTGCGTGGACATCCGTTGGCGCTACATGCTGGTGCTGTTCACGCTGGTGTTCGTGCTGTCTTGGCTGGCCTTTGGCCTGGCCTTCTGGGTCATAGCGTTACTCCACGGCGACCTTGACAACCCGGCTGGAGACGACAACTTCACGCCCTGCGTTCTGCAAGTCAACGGCTTCGTGGCCGCCTTCCTGTTCTCCATCGAAACCCAGTCGACCATCGGCTACGGCTACCGCTGCGTGACGGAGGAGTGTCCTGTCGCAGTCTTCATGGTGGTCTTCCAGTCCATCGTGGGCTGCATCATTGACTGCTTCATGATTGGCGCCATCATGGCCAAGATGGCACGGCCCAAGAAGCGGGCACAGACGCTGCTGTTCAGCCACAACGCAGTGATCGCCATGCGCGACAGCAAGCTGTGCCTCATGTGGAGGGTGGGGAACCTGAGGAAGAGTCACATTGTAGAGGCCCATGTCAGAGCTCAGCTCATCAAACCCCGGATCACTGACGAAGGGGAGTACATCCCCTTGGACCAAATAGACATCAATGTGGGCTTTGACAAAGGCCTGGACAGGATTTTCTTGGTGTCGCCCATTACGATTATCCATGAGATTGATGAGGATAGTCCACTCTATGGGATTGGTAAAAATGACCTGGAGACGGCAGACTTTGAGATCGTGGTCATACTGGAGGGTATGGTCGAGGCGACTGCCATGACCACACAGGCGCGCAGCTCCTACCTGGCCGCGGAGGTGCTGTGGGGTCACCGGTTCGAGCCGGTGCTCTTCGAGGAGAAGAACCTGTACAAGGTGGATTACTCTCACTTTCATAAGACCTACGAGGTACCGTCCACCCCGCGCTACAGTGCCAAGGACATGGTGGAGAACAAATTCCTGGTGCCCACCTCCAACTCCTTCTGTTACGAGAATGAGCTGGCCTTCCTCAGCCGGGACGAGGACGAGGAAGAGGATGTGGTGGGCGTGGGCGTGGGCGGTGGTGTCAGAGTGCTGGCCAACCTGAACAGTCCGGACCGGACCAGTCGACACGAGTTCGAGAGGATACAGACCACTAGGGGACTGGATCAAAGGTCGTACCGCAGGGAGTCAGAGATATGA